The Verrucomicrobium spinosum DSM 4136 = JCM 18804 genome includes a region encoding these proteins:
- a CDS encoding Gfo/Idh/MocA family protein, whose amino-acid sequence MKATLPDPTAPTTSRRRFLFQSAAALGFPAIIPATALGKAGRPAPSERITVAVLGWGTIATHWTPSFLNNEKCQVVAVADPMKEGSNYGYSGELKGGREVGRQFIDKFYSENAKTKVKACAAYTDFRELLEKEDIDAVQICTPDHWHAYQTIYSARKGKHLYGQKPLSLNIGEGRQMVNAINEAGITWQTGSQQRSDAYFRMACEFVRNGRIGKVKRVRIGLPGGHKNWSKLGDKTDPAPVPADFDYDMWLGPAEQMEYRPALLPLNWRHNFNFSGGMITDFGAHHIDIAQWAMDLESTGPVEINNIRGEVPDKKALYNTASKFHYECTFENGTQYIIADESEKLMPELEALQKDKSKPADQTGIFFEGEGGKWIWVNRGKLLASDPNLFRDKIRPEEVHLYESKDHTDNFLDCVYSGKPPVAPVETAHRTISISHLGNIGLRLGRTSLKWDPRAESFTGDEEANGLRNREWRKPWVLA is encoded by the coding sequence ATGAAAGCCACACTCCCTGATCCCACTGCCCCCACCACGTCTCGTCGTCGGTTCCTTTTCCAGAGCGCCGCAGCGCTCGGATTTCCTGCCATCATCCCTGCTACTGCGTTGGGAAAAGCTGGCCGTCCGGCTCCGTCGGAGCGCATCACGGTGGCCGTTCTGGGCTGGGGCACCATCGCCACCCACTGGACTCCCAGCTTCCTGAACAACGAGAAGTGCCAGGTCGTAGCCGTGGCGGACCCCATGAAAGAGGGCTCAAACTATGGGTACAGCGGTGAACTCAAAGGCGGGCGCGAAGTAGGTCGCCAGTTCATCGACAAGTTCTACTCCGAGAACGCCAAGACCAAGGTCAAAGCCTGTGCGGCTTACACCGACTTCCGAGAACTGCTGGAGAAAGAAGACATTGATGCCGTGCAAATCTGCACGCCTGACCACTGGCACGCCTACCAGACGATCTACAGTGCTCGCAAGGGCAAACACCTCTACGGACAGAAGCCGCTTTCACTGAACATCGGCGAAGGCCGTCAGATGGTAAATGCCATCAATGAAGCTGGGATCACCTGGCAGACCGGCAGCCAGCAGCGCAGCGACGCCTACTTCCGCATGGCGTGTGAGTTCGTTCGCAACGGACGTATCGGCAAGGTCAAGCGCGTGCGTATTGGCCTCCCCGGAGGTCATAAGAACTGGAGCAAGCTGGGAGACAAAACTGACCCTGCGCCCGTGCCGGCCGACTTTGACTATGACATGTGGCTTGGGCCAGCTGAACAAATGGAGTACCGCCCGGCATTGCTGCCGCTGAACTGGCGTCACAATTTCAATTTCTCCGGCGGGATGATCACCGACTTTGGAGCGCACCACATCGACATCGCCCAGTGGGCCATGGATCTTGAGAGCACCGGCCCGGTGGAGATCAACAACATCCGAGGGGAGGTTCCTGACAAGAAGGCGCTCTACAACACGGCCTCCAAGTTCCACTATGAGTGCACGTTTGAGAACGGCACCCAGTACATCATCGCAGATGAAAGCGAGAAACTCATGCCAGAGCTCGAAGCGCTGCAGAAGGACAAAAGCAAGCCTGCGGATCAGACCGGCATTTTCTTTGAAGGCGAGGGCGGCAAGTGGATTTGGGTGAACCGTGGCAAACTTCTGGCGAGTGATCCCAACCTTTTCCGCGACAAGATACGCCCGGAAGAAGTGCACCTGTACGAGAGCAAGGATCATACGGACAACTTCCTTGATTGCGTGTACTCCGGCAAGCCGCCCGTGGCTCCGGTGGAGACAGCTCATCGCACCATCAGCATCTCCCATCTGGGCAACATCGGCCTGCGTCTGGGGCGCACTTCTCTGAAGTGGGATCCCAGGGCGGAGTCCTTTACAGGTGACGAGGAGGCGAACGGCCTGCGGAATCGGGAGTGGCGCAAGCCTTGGGTGCTGGCATAG
- a CDS encoding PAS domain S-box protein: protein MPSGRPNLIGSDPAPAGVDRYRSVFNLQHHFLAVLSPDGIVLEINDLPLRVGGVRRESVVGRPLWEGGWWRDHPEMRAAWPVRLQAAAAGEGPVHHEGPFKTGSGDLRYALDTITAVRDAAGSLDYFIVQGHDITDRVRAELALREKDALLEMAGQMSQMGAWTVDFPGCKLTWSDEVCRIHDVPLGSRPTVEEALGFYHPEARPVVLAAIQDCQENGTPFDKQLQITTKKGHAIWVRVMGEAVRALDGSVIRIQGAIQDITLPKLARDAVIMGEERFKFVAQATNDAIWDWDVVQDKLWWSEGIKRLFGYEPTELGEGIESWTLLIHPDERETVVRDFFTAVNGDGDTWVAEYRFLCKDGHVAQVLDRGRIIRDSGGRCVRMVGGMTDFTAYKQAEMELARSNRALKMLSDCNERLIHAADEHELVAEICRLAVEKGGYRMAWVGYAQNDAEKTIKPMAHAGAELGYLSEIILTWSDLESRGLGPAGQAIRSGTAVVAKNIRDTGSGFHWLGSALSRGYQSVICLPLKEETRTFGILSLYSGEVQPFAPEEVQLLQELADDLAFGIHHLRSQGERRQLEATVLKVASSISSSTGREFFEQLARNMAEALGAHAGFVARLLPGETKRVRTIAAVMGGEVLSNFEYSLAGTPCENLAEQEEWVVPSGMARQFPNLTLLHEIRAEGYVGCRLSNTADQFVGLLFVIFQQPLEKTELVTTTLKIFATRAAAELERQESDRRIRQQASLLDHARDAILVRNMDNKIIYWNKGAERIYGWAEEEVLGRDAAGVLYRDTFGLHQAMKSVLDTGEWSGELHHVGKDGRQLIVEGRWTLMRDKTGQPQSILAINTDISEKKKLEQQFLRAQRMESIGTLAGGIAHDLNNVLSPITMAIDLLKMSNDNPESQELYATIADSARRGADMVRQVLSFARGMEGQRIQIQVKHLIREIEKITRDTFPKSIRVRTKIAPDLLALHGDPTQLHQVLLNLCVNARDALPDGGDITISARNIMVHREDITADFDAHAGPHVLIEVVDTGTGIPQSIIEKVFDPFFTTKEIGKGTGLGLSTSLAIVKSHEGFMRLESQLGVGTHFSIFLPAWAEDGRPLLDPTGGVAPRGTGEWILVVDDEQLIRQIARQTLQAYGYHVIVACDGIEALALYRQNRDRIAAVVTDMMMPVMDGASTIQRLMEMNPAVKIIAASGIATNDQLARTSGSGVKRFLAKPYSVEALLVALRETLDSE, encoded by the coding sequence ATGCCCTCCGGACGCCCGAACTTGATCGGAAGCGATCCTGCGCCAGCTGGCGTGGATCGTTACCGGAGCGTCTTCAATCTCCAGCATCATTTTTTGGCGGTGCTATCTCCGGATGGCATCGTTCTGGAGATCAATGATCTGCCCCTCAGGGTGGGGGGCGTGCGCCGGGAATCCGTGGTGGGCCGGCCCTTGTGGGAGGGAGGCTGGTGGCGGGATCACCCAGAGATGCGTGCAGCGTGGCCGGTGCGTCTGCAGGCTGCCGCAGCAGGGGAGGGACCGGTGCATCACGAGGGCCCGTTCAAGACGGGATCAGGCGACCTGCGTTATGCCCTTGATACCATCACGGCCGTGCGGGACGCGGCAGGTAGCTTGGATTACTTCATCGTCCAGGGGCACGACATCACGGATCGTGTCCGTGCTGAACTGGCGCTGCGGGAGAAGGATGCGCTGCTGGAAATGGCAGGGCAAATGTCTCAAATGGGGGCGTGGACGGTGGATTTCCCAGGGTGTAAGCTCACCTGGTCAGACGAGGTGTGCCGCATCCATGACGTCCCGCTGGGGAGCCGCCCCACCGTGGAGGAGGCGCTCGGGTTTTATCATCCCGAAGCGCGGCCGGTGGTGCTGGCGGCCATCCAGGACTGCCAAGAAAATGGCACGCCCTTCGATAAGCAACTGCAAATCACCACCAAGAAGGGCCATGCCATCTGGGTGCGGGTGATGGGGGAGGCGGTGCGGGCGCTGGATGGCTCGGTGATTCGCATCCAGGGCGCCATTCAGGACATCACTCTGCCCAAGCTGGCACGGGATGCTGTGATCATGGGTGAGGAACGCTTCAAGTTCGTGGCCCAAGCGACCAATGATGCCATCTGGGACTGGGATGTAGTGCAGGACAAACTGTGGTGGAGTGAGGGGATTAAACGTCTCTTTGGCTATGAACCCACAGAGCTTGGGGAGGGGATCGAGTCTTGGACTCTCCTGATTCATCCCGACGAGCGTGAGACGGTGGTGAGAGATTTTTTCACTGCCGTGAACGGGGACGGAGACACTTGGGTGGCGGAGTATCGGTTTCTGTGCAAGGACGGCCATGTGGCCCAAGTGCTGGATCGGGGGCGCATCATCCGCGATTCCGGCGGCCGGTGTGTGCGCATGGTGGGTGGGATGACCGACTTCACCGCCTACAAGCAGGCGGAGATGGAGCTGGCTCGTTCCAATCGCGCGCTCAAAATGCTCTCAGACTGCAATGAGAGGCTGATCCATGCCGCCGATGAGCATGAGTTGGTGGCAGAGATCTGTCGCCTGGCAGTGGAGAAAGGCGGCTACCGCATGGCCTGGGTAGGCTATGCGCAGAACGATGCGGAAAAGACCATCAAGCCCATGGCGCACGCCGGGGCCGAGCTGGGCTATTTGAGCGAGATCATTCTTACTTGGTCGGACCTCGAATCACGCGGTCTCGGACCCGCCGGCCAAGCCATCCGCAGTGGCACGGCCGTCGTGGCCAAAAACATCCGGGACACGGGCTCGGGCTTTCATTGGCTGGGATCCGCGCTGAGCAGGGGATATCAGAGTGTGATTTGCCTGCCGCTCAAGGAGGAGACGCGCACCTTTGGTATTCTATCCCTCTACTCCGGGGAGGTGCAGCCGTTTGCTCCGGAGGAGGTGCAACTGCTCCAGGAACTGGCAGACGACCTGGCGTTTGGCATACACCACCTGCGCTCACAAGGGGAGCGGCGTCAGTTGGAGGCCACGGTGCTCAAGGTGGCCTCCAGTATCTCGTCCAGCACAGGCCGGGAGTTTTTTGAGCAACTGGCGCGGAACATGGCGGAGGCACTTGGGGCACATGCGGGATTTGTGGCCAGACTGCTGCCAGGAGAGACCAAGCGCGTGCGCACGATTGCGGCGGTGATGGGTGGGGAGGTGTTGTCGAACTTTGAGTACTCTCTGGCTGGCACGCCCTGCGAGAATCTTGCCGAGCAGGAGGAGTGGGTGGTGCCATCGGGCATGGCACGGCAGTTCCCCAATTTGACTTTGCTGCACGAGATCAGGGCAGAGGGGTATGTGGGCTGCCGCCTCTCCAATACGGCGGACCAGTTCGTGGGCCTGTTGTTTGTGATCTTCCAGCAGCCTTTGGAAAAGACGGAGTTGGTCACCACGACGCTCAAGATCTTCGCCACTCGTGCGGCAGCGGAGCTGGAGCGTCAGGAGTCCGACCGCCGCATTCGTCAGCAGGCCTCCCTGCTGGATCACGCGCGGGATGCCATCTTGGTCCGGAACATGGACAACAAGATCATCTACTGGAACAAAGGGGCAGAACGCATCTACGGGTGGGCGGAGGAAGAAGTCCTGGGGCGCGACGCCGCAGGTGTGCTCTATCGCGACACCTTTGGGTTGCATCAGGCGATGAAGTCCGTTTTGGATACGGGTGAATGGTCCGGGGAACTTCATCATGTGGGCAAGGACGGCCGCCAGTTGATCGTGGAGGGGCGCTGGACTCTCATGCGCGACAAGACGGGCCAGCCCCAGAGCATTCTGGCCATCAACACGGATATCTCGGAGAAAAAAAAGCTGGAGCAGCAGTTCCTCCGCGCCCAGAGGATGGAGAGCATTGGCACTCTGGCCGGAGGCATCGCGCACGACCTCAACAACGTGCTGTCACCCATCACGATGGCGATCGACTTGCTCAAGATGAGCAACGACAACCCGGAGAGTCAAGAGCTCTATGCCACCATCGCGGACAGCGCCCGACGCGGGGCAGACATGGTGCGGCAGGTCCTGTCTTTTGCCCGGGGCATGGAGGGTCAGCGTATTCAGATCCAGGTGAAGCATCTGATTAGGGAAATTGAAAAAATCACCCGCGACACCTTTCCCAAGAGCATCCGGGTGCGCACAAAAATCGCGCCGGATCTCCTGGCTCTGCACGGTGATCCCACGCAGCTTCATCAGGTGTTGTTGAACCTGTGTGTGAACGCCCGGGATGCCCTGCCCGATGGCGGCGACATCACGATCTCGGCCCGGAATATCATGGTGCACCGCGAGGACATCACGGCCGACTTTGATGCCCACGCCGGACCGCATGTGCTGATCGAGGTGGTGGATACCGGCACCGGCATTCCGCAGTCCATCATTGAGAAGGTGTTTGATCCCTTCTTCACCACGAAGGAGATTGGCAAGGGCACCGGGCTGGGGCTTTCCACATCCCTTGCCATTGTGAAAAGCCATGAGGGCTTCATGCGGTTGGAAAGCCAGCTTGGGGTGGGCACGCACTTCAGCATCTTTCTGCCGGCCTGGGCAGAGGACGGGCGGCCTCTGCTGGATCCCACAGGAGGGGTAGCACCGCGGGGCACGGGGGAGTGGATCCTTGTAGTGGATGACGAGCAGCTCATTCGCCAGATTGCCCGCCAGACGTTGCAGGCCTATGGCTACCATGTCATTGTGGCCTGTGATGGGATCGAGGCTCTTGCCCTGTATCGGCAGAACCGCGACCGCATCGCTGCGGTCGTGACGGACATGATGATGCCCGTCATGGATGGGGCATCGACCATCCAGCGGCTTATGGAGATGAATCCGGCGGTGAAAATCATCGCCGCGAGCGGCATTGCGACGAATGACCAGCTTGCGAGGACCTCAGGTTCTGGTGTGAAGCGTTTCCTGGCCAAGCCGTATAGCGTGGAAGCCCTGCTGGTGGCACTGAGGGAGACTTTGGACTCCGAGTGA
- a CDS encoding winged helix-turn-helix transcriptional regulator, whose protein sequence is MPAKPKKFLTLSERSAYHSLEDVVGCKWSAGVVAALSQGVHRPGALERYIPGISSKVLNERLRKLLAYGLVIREEGTGLPAHVEYHLTPSGVRLAEILGQLRVLNGEHQATLDEREGAP, encoded by the coding sequence ATGCCTGCCAAGCCCAAGAAGTTTCTCACGTTGAGCGAGCGTTCGGCCTACCACAGTCTGGAGGACGTGGTGGGCTGCAAATGGAGCGCTGGCGTTGTCGCCGCCCTTTCCCAGGGCGTGCACCGGCCCGGAGCACTGGAGCGTTACATCCCTGGCATCTCCAGCAAGGTGCTGAACGAACGCTTGCGCAAGCTGCTCGCCTACGGGCTTGTCATCCGGGAGGAAGGCACCGGCCTCCCCGCGCATGTGGAGTATCACCTCACCCCCTCCGGTGTTCGGCTGGCAGAGATTCTGGGGCAGCTTCGGGTGCTCAACGGGGAGCATCAAGCTACCTTGGACGAAAGGGAGGGCGCGCCGTGA
- the murC gene encoding UDP-N-acetylmuramate--L-alanine ligase: protein MNHAVVSLLKEGRHKMHVHLIGVAGSGMSGLALLLMELGHKVSGSDKVTTLETERMEKKGLIFHCPQSEREVEGADMVIYSSAVKPGNPAYEAAYRHGIPLVRRAEALAAIMARKHGVVVAGTHGKTTTSSMAAHVLRVGGAKPSHYVGAEIPILGSNAHWDDAGELFVAEGDESDGTLVKFEPRHAIILNIEAEHLDYYEDLNEIKLVFRQLLEKTSGYSVYCAEDPVATELCEGRKNGISYGWSRDHNFSANILELRPAQTRYEVFQKGELLGEVLLGIPGRHNVLNSLAAISLAVSVGVPFSSIKQALESFRGARRRFEVKYSGSQYQIIDDYGHHPTEIKATLATAKALNPKRIVCLFQPHRYSRTQLLKQEFGGAFNDVDVLCVTDVYAASEKPLPGVSGETILEEVKLQAPGVECHSTPKLLNARDLIGSKLRPGDLLITLGAGNVHEVGSALARDLKVAEQLTTVLNREGGGTVKLYEPMANHTTIRLGGPAQYWIEPMTIQGFAEVVKALRAALIPIRVIGRGSNLLVRDGGIKGAVLHPSKGEFDEVRVDGNFIFAATGVRLKKIASAARAAGLGGFEWMEGIPGNLGGALRMNAGAMGLQTFDQVVSVRFLDGNGELREKMKHEIDHQYRSVPELDRHFAVSAVLQGRPAEAAEIDEKLAASHQKRRGSQPIGASAGCIFKNPGPVPAGKLVDELGLKGRSFGKAIVSDVHGNFILNSGGGTARDVQDLISDIKQVALQERGIMLETEVQIIGEEEPLPL from the coding sequence ATGAATCACGCCGTCGTCAGTTTGTTGAAGGAAGGTCGCCACAAGATGCACGTGCACCTCATCGGGGTGGCGGGCTCTGGCATGAGCGGACTCGCCCTGTTGCTCATGGAGCTCGGGCACAAGGTCAGCGGCTCAGACAAGGTGACGACTCTGGAGACAGAGCGGATGGAGAAGAAGGGCCTCATCTTCCATTGCCCGCAGAGCGAGCGCGAGGTGGAGGGGGCAGACATGGTCATCTACTCCAGTGCTGTGAAGCCGGGCAATCCCGCATATGAAGCAGCCTATCGACACGGCATCCCGCTCGTTCGCCGGGCCGAGGCTCTCGCCGCCATCATGGCCCGCAAGCATGGCGTGGTGGTTGCCGGTACTCACGGGAAGACAACCACTTCCTCCATGGCGGCCCATGTGCTGCGTGTGGGCGGAGCCAAGCCCTCGCACTACGTCGGGGCGGAGATTCCCATTCTGGGAAGCAATGCCCACTGGGATGATGCCGGTGAGCTCTTCGTGGCAGAGGGGGATGAAAGCGATGGCACCCTCGTGAAATTTGAGCCCCGTCATGCCATCATCTTGAACATCGAGGCCGAGCACCTCGATTACTATGAGGATCTCAACGAGATCAAGCTCGTCTTCCGCCAGCTTCTGGAGAAAACCAGCGGCTACAGCGTGTATTGCGCGGAGGATCCCGTGGCCACGGAGCTCTGCGAAGGCCGCAAGAATGGCATCAGCTACGGCTGGAGCCGTGACCACAACTTCTCAGCGAACATCCTGGAGTTGCGCCCCGCCCAGACCCGCTATGAAGTCTTCCAAAAGGGGGAACTCCTTGGGGAGGTGCTCTTGGGTATCCCTGGTCGCCACAACGTTTTGAACTCCCTGGCCGCGATCAGCCTGGCCGTCAGCGTGGGAGTCCCCTTTTCCAGCATCAAGCAGGCCCTGGAGTCCTTCCGCGGGGCCCGTCGGCGTTTTGAGGTCAAGTACTCCGGCAGCCAGTACCAGATCATCGACGACTACGGTCACCATCCCACGGAGATCAAAGCGACACTGGCCACGGCGAAGGCGCTCAATCCCAAGCGCATTGTCTGCCTCTTTCAGCCGCACCGCTACTCCCGCACGCAGTTGCTGAAGCAGGAGTTCGGCGGTGCCTTCAATGATGTGGATGTGCTCTGTGTGACGGACGTGTACGCAGCCAGTGAGAAACCGCTGCCAGGTGTGTCTGGCGAAACCATTCTGGAAGAGGTGAAACTCCAGGCCCCAGGCGTGGAGTGCCATAGCACGCCCAAGCTTCTGAACGCCCGGGATTTGATCGGCAGCAAGCTGCGCCCCGGCGATCTCCTCATCACCCTGGGGGCGGGGAACGTGCATGAAGTGGGCAGTGCCCTGGCCAGGGACCTGAAGGTGGCCGAGCAGCTCACTACGGTGCTCAATCGCGAAGGCGGTGGCACGGTCAAGCTCTATGAGCCGATGGCCAACCACACGACCATCCGCCTGGGAGGGCCTGCTCAGTATTGGATCGAGCCCATGACCATCCAGGGCTTTGCCGAGGTGGTAAAGGCGCTGCGCGCTGCCTTGATTCCGATTCGTGTCATTGGTAGGGGCTCGAACCTGCTGGTGCGCGATGGCGGCATCAAGGGGGCGGTACTGCACCCGAGCAAGGGCGAGTTCGATGAAGTACGCGTCGATGGCAATTTCATCTTCGCCGCCACAGGGGTCCGCCTCAAGAAGATCGCCAGCGCGGCCCGTGCAGCGGGGTTGGGCGGGTTCGAATGGATGGAAGGCATTCCGGGCAACCTCGGCGGTGCGCTGCGCATGAACGCCGGGGCTATGGGCTTGCAGACTTTTGACCAGGTGGTGAGCGTCCGTTTCCTTGATGGCAATGGAGAGCTGCGCGAGAAGATGAAACACGAGATCGACCACCAGTACCGGAGTGTTCCGGAACTGGACCGGCACTTTGCCGTGAGCGCGGTGCTCCAGGGGAGGCCTGCGGAGGCGGCAGAGATTGACGAGAAGCTGGCCGCCTCCCACCAGAAACGCCGTGGATCACAGCCTATCGGTGCCAGCGCGGGCTGCATCTTCAAAAATCCAGGGCCAGTGCCTGCTGGCAAACTGGTGGACGAGCTGGGCCTCAAGGGGCGCTCGTTCGGCAAGGCCATCGTCTCGGATGTGCACGGGAACTTTATCCTGAACTCCGGTGGAGGCACCGCCCGGGACGTCCAGGATCTCATCTCCGACATCAAGCAGGTGGCGTTACAGGAGCGGGGCATCATGCTGGAGACAGAGGTCCAGATCATTGGCGAAGAGGAACCGCTTCCGCTATAG
- a CDS encoding MOSC domain-containing protein has protein sequence MKVLALHAGAAREIAATGTGEWWDKDWRSGFVKSAQSGSVWLGYEGFSGDEQADRKHHGGVEKAVCVYPVEHYEYWHEHLPELALPHGAFGENLTTSGLLESGVSVGDVYELGEAIVQVSQPRQPCWKLARRWRVKDLSAQVERTGFTGFYLRVLRHGNVAAGNELVLKDRPWPQWTLQRCNEIMHHQRQDAESARQLAECPALSGSWKDNLWRRAQSAGVGGAGEAARRAARLEG, from the coding sequence GTGAAGGTTCTTGCGTTGCACGCTGGTGCGGCCCGGGAGATTGCAGCGACGGGCACGGGAGAATGGTGGGACAAGGACTGGCGGTCCGGATTTGTGAAATCTGCTCAGTCAGGCTCAGTCTGGCTGGGGTACGAGGGCTTCAGCGGAGATGAGCAGGCGGATCGCAAGCATCACGGTGGAGTGGAAAAAGCCGTCTGCGTTTACCCGGTGGAGCATTACGAGTATTGGCATGAGCATCTGCCGGAACTGGCGCTGCCTCACGGGGCCTTTGGCGAAAATCTGACCACCAGTGGCCTGCTGGAATCCGGGGTTTCTGTTGGGGATGTCTATGAACTGGGAGAAGCCATCGTGCAGGTATCCCAGCCACGACAGCCCTGCTGGAAACTGGCCCGCCGTTGGAGGGTAAAGGACCTGAGCGCCCAGGTGGAGCGCACGGGCTTCACGGGGTTTTACCTCCGGGTGCTGCGTCACGGAAATGTTGCGGCCGGGAATGAGCTGGTGCTGAAGGACCGCCCCTGGCCCCAGTGGACCCTGCAACGTTGCAATGAGATCATGCACCACCAGCGTCAGGACGCAGAGAGCGCCCGGCAGCTGGCGGAGTGTCCAGCCTTGTCCGGAAGCTGGAAAGACAATCTCTGGCGGCGGGCTCAATCGGCCGGTGTGGGAGGGGCTGGGGAAGCGGCTCGTCGGGCCGCGAGGCTGGAGGGGTGA
- a CDS encoding sialidase family protein yields MLTRRTFLLPFVAVCAFSGLGGSPAAAESKLLPVGWDAKAEGDKVLGRLINVTKPHVKGAHDAEFVIVGDKAYIVAEANDEKPGEAAAWPFVYVTLTVVDVPAMKVETQHDFARGGQVFANVTLPVGACFVPRILKLNERTLRLYFASEEPGRRQSVTWYVDYDVKMGTFANELHKTKIKTAAGTFDMEPQYFHADAVAVGFTRKPVDFGLYIFDSFKWIDGQWHVTLNNYPGGQNALGRLNAAGDTFEVLGHYNQPMELKLTESSANRLPDGSWLAICRQEGGNGNYTFSTSPDGRTWSVNEYRPLVQNGASSKPTLDKFGEVYYLGWQESTRINNVSRSVFNIEVSKDGKRWERKYRFETEKSFQYPAFHDDGVGKIYVSVTQGDSDESRKERIMFGRLE; encoded by the coding sequence ATGCTCACGAGAAGAACCTTCCTTTTGCCCTTCGTCGCCGTTTGCGCCTTCAGCGGATTGGGGGGCAGTCCTGCCGCTGCTGAGTCCAAATTGCTGCCTGTGGGTTGGGATGCCAAGGCAGAGGGGGACAAGGTGCTGGGGCGTCTCATCAATGTGACCAAACCCCATGTGAAGGGGGCTCACGATGCGGAGTTCGTGATCGTGGGGGACAAGGCGTACATTGTGGCCGAAGCCAATGACGAAAAGCCGGGTGAGGCTGCGGCATGGCCCTTTGTCTATGTCACGCTGACCGTGGTGGATGTGCCTGCCATGAAGGTGGAGACACAACATGACTTCGCCCGTGGTGGGCAGGTTTTTGCCAATGTGACCCTGCCGGTAGGGGCCTGCTTTGTGCCGCGCATTTTGAAACTGAATGAGAGGACGCTTCGGCTCTATTTCGCTAGCGAGGAACCGGGGAGACGGCAGTCGGTGACCTGGTACGTGGACTATGATGTGAAGATGGGGACGTTTGCGAATGAACTTCACAAAACGAAGATCAAGACCGCAGCAGGCACGTTTGACATGGAGCCTCAGTACTTCCATGCCGATGCCGTGGCGGTGGGTTTCACGCGGAAGCCGGTGGATTTCGGTCTCTACATCTTTGATTCGTTCAAGTGGATCGACGGCCAGTGGCATGTGACGCTGAACAATTATCCCGGCGGACAGAACGCCTTGGGCCGGCTCAATGCGGCAGGCGATACCTTTGAGGTCTTGGGGCACTACAATCAGCCGATGGAACTGAAACTCACGGAATCTTCCGCGAACCGCCTCCCCGACGGAAGCTGGCTGGCCATCTGTAGGCAGGAGGGAGGGAATGGAAATTACACGTTCAGCACCAGCCCGGATGGTCGGACGTGGAGTGTGAATGAGTACCGCCCGTTGGTGCAGAATGGGGCGAGTTCCAAGCCAACCTTGGATAAGTTTGGGGAGGTCTATTACCTCGGGTGGCAGGAGAGCACGAGAATCAACAATGTGTCCCGCAGTGTTTTCAACATCGAGGTGTCCAAAGATGGGAAACGGTGGGAGAGGAAGTACCGGTTTGAAACGGAGAAGTCATTTCAGTATCCGGCCTTTCATGATGACGGCGTTGGCAAGATCTATGTGTCAGTGACGCAGGGCGACAGCGATGAGAGTCGTAAAGAGCGGATCATGTTTGGGAGATTGGAGTAG